In Cheilinus undulatus linkage group 14, ASM1832078v1, whole genome shotgun sequence, a genomic segment contains:
- the lin9 gene encoding protein lin-9 homolog, producing the protein MAEMDQLLDESSSAEALVSLKEGSLSNTLNEKNNFPRAHNTRGRHSSLTMDTPTRSSKRSRLFRDEDEQPQQRLPSRSPRRSQRVTTTPQKFSNVVTPDKKASQKIGLRLRNLLKLPKAHKWCIYEWFYSNIDRPLFEGDNEFCLCLKESFPNLKTRKLTRVEWGTIRRLMGKPRRCSSAFFDEERTALRQKRQKMRLLQQRKLSDVSNCKDLPDEIPLPLIIGTKVTARLRGVHDGLFTGQIDAVDTSAATYRVTFDRSGLGTHTVPDYEVLSNEPNETMPITAFAQKHRTSRYMQNLTTPPRGPYPSATTPVLMDNDPFINQSPWRNKLPGAEGDTLGGFPVKFLVQVTRLSKILMIKKEHIKHLKEMNTEAEKLKSYSMPIDLDFQKRYATTVLELEQLNKDLNKVLHEVQQFCCELAPDQGMVPADHPTELRRRCEDEAQQMVQLSSSLKDGQQTVTNPSLTHLISRLTALLLQIKCLADGGDLNSFEFKSLTDSLNDIKASIDPSNLSCFQNNVEIHVAHIQSGLSQLGNLHAFAANNTNAV; encoded by the exons GCTCCTCGGCAGAGGCACTTGTCAGTCTGAAAG AGGGGAGTTTGTCCAACACTCTTAATGAAAAGAATAACTTCCCAAGAGCTCACAACACCAGAGGACGTCATTCCTCCCTCACAATGGATACA CCCACTCGGAGCTCCAAGAGGAGTCGTTTGTTTCGGGATGAGGATGAGCAGCCCCAGCAGCGTCTCCCCTCTAGGTCCCCTCGGAGGAGCCAGAGGGTCACCACCACACCACAG AAATTTTCTAATGTGGTGACACCAGACAAGAAGGCATCTCAGAAAATAGGGCTGAGATTAAGAAACCTCCTTAAACTTCCCAAAGCTCACAAATGGTGCATTTATGAATGGTTCTATTCCAATATTGACAG aCCTCTCTTTGAAGGTGATAATGAGTTCTGCCTATGTCTCAAGGAGTCTTTTCCCAACTTGAAAACAAGAAAGTTGACTCGGGTAGAGTGGGGAACAATCAGGAGACTGATGGGGAAACCTCGGCG GTGCTCGTCGGCATTCTTTGACGAAGAGCGGACAGCACTGAGACAGAAACGGCAGAAGATGCGTCTGCTGCAGCAAAGAAAACTATCTGATGTGTCAAACTGCAAAGACCTGCCAGATGAAATCCCTCTGCCTCTCATCATAGGAACCAAAGTCACTG CTCGACTCCGAGGTGTCCATGATGGCTTGTTCACAGGGCAGATCGATGCAGTGGACACCAGTGCTGCCACATATCGTGTCACATTTGACCGCAGTGGCCTGGGAACACACACTGTGCCTGACTATGAAGTCCTG AGCAATGAGCCCAATGAGACCATGCCCATCACTGCCTTTGCCCAGAAGCATCGGACATCCCGCTACATGCAGAACCTCACAACTCCGCCCAGAGGGCCCTACCCGTCCGCTACCACTCCTGTCCTCATG gataatgacccttTCATAAACCAGTCACCATGGAGGAACAAGCTACCTGGAGCTGAGGGGGATACTCTGGGAGGATTTCCAGTCAAATTCCTTGTCCAAGTG ACGAGGCTGTCCAAGATCCTCATGATCAAGAAAGAACACATCAAGCACTTGAAAGAAATGAACACAGAGGCGGAGAAACTG AAGTCATACTCAATGCCTATCGACCTAGACTTCCAGAAGCGATATGCTACCACAGTGCTTGAGCTCGAACAGCTCAACAAAGACCTCAACAAGGTGCTGCATGAAGTTCAGCAATTTTGCTGTGAG CTCGCTCCTGATCAGGGCATGGTTCCAGCTGATCATCCCACAGAGCTGCGTCGGCGCTGTGAAGACGAGGCCCAGCAGATGGTGCAGCTGAGCAGCTCGCTGAAGGACGGCCAGCAAACTGTGACAAACCCCAGTCTGACACACCTCATCTCCCGCCTCACTGCTCTGCTGTTACAGATCAAG tgtttggCAGATGGAGGAGACCTGAATTCATTTGAGTTTAAATCTCTGACAGACTCTCTCAATGACATCAAGGCATCAATTGATCCCTCCAACCTCAG TTGCTTCCAGAATAATGTGGAGATCCATGTGGCACACATCCAGAGCGGCCTTAGTCAGCTGGGCAACCTGCATGCATTTGCTGCAAACAACACCAATGCAGTCTGA
- the mixl1 gene encoding homeobox protein MIXL1, whose protein sequence is MSSVHGNMRVGELNPFQMFHEGALQISSMVNSDYGASDVPNYFNSANAVQRADKCVAILTHRRKRTNFTQQQIEVLEKVYFDTKYPDIYLRERLEALTGLPESRIQVWFQNRRAKSRRQVGSSVSLKAANPPAAGPFSQIQNRMGTDKVFDNHAAEAHRIAGFGLEDSFRPTMLQNPEEPHRTSIPTKPSSSSSYEPTPLSCIYDKEGTRVKPEQIQQHELSVNVPCCNVHLCPKEKNQHANMASTQGPKVLVEYDNFPPNKTIGPEMKVVIPPIPTQNTFSRSSPKENGCQIQYPRMRSTGDRFCHFSPIHGTEAQDFTDSDSDWENEAMVGFGSFM, encoded by the exons ATGTCTTCAGTCCATGGGAATATGCGCGTCGGTGAGCTGAatcctttccagatgtttcaTGAAGGAGCCCTGCAGATAAGCAGCATGGTGAACTCAG ACTACGGAGCGTCAGATGTTCCAAACTACTTCAACTCTGCTAACGCAGTGCAGAGGGCGGACAAATGCGTGGCAATCTTGACCCACAGGAGGAAGAGGACTAACTTCACCCAGCAGCAGATTGAGGTGCTGGAGAAAGTTTACTTTGACACCAAATATCCTGACATCTACCTGCGGGAGAGGCTGGAGGCTCTGACCGGGCTGCCCGAGTCAAGGATTCAG GTGTGGTTTCAGAACAGAAGGGCAAAATCTCGTCGTCAGGTTGGCTCATCAGTGTCACTGAAGGCGGCCAACCCGCCTGCAGCTGGCCCATTTAGCCAAATCCAGAATAGGATGGGAACAGACAAAG tttttgacaACCATGCAGCTGAAGCTCACAGGATAGCAGGATTTGGACTGGAAGACAGTTTCAGACCCACAATGTTACAGAACCCAGAGGAACCTCACAGAACCAGTATTCCCACCaaacccagcagcagcagcagctatgAGCCAACGCCTCTGTCCTGCATTTACGACAAAGAGGGAACCAGAGTGAAACCCGAGCAGATCCAACAACACGAGCTGAGTGTGAACGTACCCTGCTGTAACGTGCATCTGTGTCCCAAAGAGAAGAATCAACATGCCAACATGGCAAGCACCCAGGGTCCAAAGGTTCTTGTAGAGTACGATAATTTCCCTCCAAACAAGACCATCGGACCAGAGATGAAGGTTGTGATCCCTCCTATTCCGACCCAGAATACCTTCAGCAGATCTTCACCAAAGGAGAATGGTTGTCAAATCCAGTATCCACGCATGAGGAGCACAGGGGACAGGTTCTGTCACTTCTCCCCGATCCATGGCACCGAGGCGCAGGACTTCACCGACTCAGACTCTGACTGGGAGAATGAAGCCATGGTTGGCTTTGGCAGCTTCATGTGA